Proteins found in one Triticum aestivum cultivar Chinese Spring chromosome 4D, IWGSC CS RefSeq v2.1, whole genome shotgun sequence genomic segment:
- the LOC123096618 gene encoding ethylene-responsive transcription factor 15-like: MDQLPADDHSCYHGYSISFSSGAQCTHHQHAPQAHDDIEIDHQLLSFLMEATSSNDGSSTSTPPTSAWEAGNGESSSRGENMAAPAAWPASEPGRSAGSAPDSPLIGVRKRPWGKYAAEIRDSTRNGARVWLGTFDTPDAAALAYDQAAFSVRGPAAVLNFPVKLVQESLRALGLGVGRAAAAAGDSPALALKRRHCIRKRNPKNKRRMGTSATATEVAAASSLPTCVLELEDLGPDYLEELLTLSESSSSATSSCPNIWYQSQAAGEVIDVDVGRTVRRRSGERNAVAVPDAHQ; this comes from the exons ATGGATCAGCTACCTGCAGATGATCACTCCTGCTACCACGGCTACTCCATCTCTTTCTCCTCCGGTGCCCAGTGCACGCATCACCAGCACGCTCCTCAGGCTCATGATGACATTGAGATTGATCACCAGCTGCTCTCGTTCCTCATGGAAGCCACCAGCAGCAACGACGGCAGCTCAACCTCCACACCTCCCACCTCTGCCTGGGAGGCCGGCAACGGCGAAAGCAGCTCACGCGGCGAGAACATGGCGGCGCCTGCCGCGTGGCCGGCATCGGAACCCGGCAGGAGCGCTGGTAGTGCGCCGGACTCGCCGCTCATCGGGGTGCGGAAGCGGCCGTGGGGCAAGTACGCGGCGGAGATCCGGGACTCCACCCGCAATGGCGCCCGCGTCTGGCTCGGCACTTTCGACACCCCGGACGCCGCCGCGCTCGCCTACGACCAGGCCGCCTTCTCAGTGCGCGGCCCAGCCGCCGTGCTCAACTTCCCTGTCAAGCTTGTGCAGGAGTCGCTGCGCGCGCTCGGGCTCGGCGTCGGCCGCGCAGCGGCAGCCGCGGGGGACTCGCCTGCTCTCGCGCTCAAGCGCCGGCACTGCATCCGGAAGAGAAACCCCAAGAACAAGAGGAGGATGGGCACGTCGGCGACAGCGACGGAGGTAGCTGCTGCATCGTCATTGCCAACGTGCGTGCTGGAACTGGAGGACCTTGGACCCGACTACCTCGAGGAGCTGCTCACCTTGTCCGA ATCGTCGTCGAGTGCTACATCGAGCTGTcccaacatttggtatcagagccaggcggCAGGGGAGGTGATCGACGTCGATGTCGGTCGTACCGTACGCCGGCGAAGCGGGGAGCGCAACGCCGTTGCAGTGCCCGACGCTCACCAGTGA